ACGCATTATCAAAGAAGCTTCGGAACGCTTTCGCCGTGATGGAATAGGCGCAACGGGGTTGCAACCCCTGATGAAGGCGCTGGGCTTGACCCATGGCGGTTTCTACTCCCACTTCAAATCCAAGGATGAGCTGGTAGAGGAAGCACTAAGCTCAGCGGCCCAAGACCTGGATGCCCATTGCGCCACCTTGTTCGCACAAGCGCAGCCGCTACAGGCGTTTATCGACAACTACCTGTCCGAATGGCACCGGACTTCCCCCCATCTGGGCTGCCCGCTACCGACCATGAGCGCGGAGCTCGGCCAACGTGGCCAACCCAGCCCCGTCACCGATGCAGTACTGAACACCAGGCTCGCGCAACTGGAAGACACCCTGGAAGGCGATAACAAAGCGCAGCGCAGCCTGATGATCATGTCGACCCTGGTGGGTGCGCTGATGCTCTCGCGCAGCGTGGAAAACGCTGAATTGGGCGAGCGGATTCTGGATGTTGTCGCCAATGGCCTGAAGGAGCGGGAGCTTAAGTAACACCGCCCGCTCCAGACAACGCTCGAAGGCAGTGAACGCTTGCGACCTGACATCCCTGAGTCGCTAAAACCATCCATGACTTCGCCACAGGTTCACTTGCGAGCCAGAAGCCCTCAGACATGCCAGAGGCCGGTGGAAGTCCGGCCTCTGGTGATTACAGAATCAAATCAATTGACCTCGAGCTTGTCCCGATTGCGCTCCAGGATGGTCTTGCCAATCCCCTTGACCTCCAACAGCTCATCCACCGAAGCAAAAGGGCCATTCTCTTCGCGATAAGCAACAATCGCCTTGGCCTTGGCCTCGCCAATACCGAAGAGCTCGCGCTGCAGTAAGGCCTGGTCAGCGGTATTGATATTGACCTTGCCACTTTGAGCGGTTGCCAGCTCCACGATTTCGGGAGAGCTGGCCGGCGCGTTGACAAGAGGAGCCGCTTGAGTGGTAAGCGAAAGACTGGCCAGGAAGGCAAAGATCAGAGAGAGGAAATACGAGTTTTGCATAATGACGCTCCATGACATCGAGTAAGGAAAGCAGCTTTTCCGAAGCTGCCTTCCAAACCTAGGTGATGCGGGAGGCAAGTCAAAGGCGGGAGAGTTACTGCGTATGTAGCCTCAGGGTTTGAGGCGGTGCTGCTGATAAACCCAGTCGACAATTTCGCCATCCGGTGTATAGCCACTCACCGTCTCACGGAGCAACTGGCGAACCCTTGCATAATCATCTGCGTCCAGCGCAGCAAGGAGCTCACTGAGCTTGCCTTTCAGTGAATCCCAAGGCAGATGGTCTTCATTGGCACTCATGATCATCGGATGCTGAGTAGCCACTACGTTATCACCAATCAGCAACTCTTCGTAAAGCTTTTCACCAGGACGCAGACCGGTAAACTCGATGGCGATATCACCGTGGGGATTTTTTTCCGAGCGTATGCTCAGCCCGGAGAGATGAATCATCTTTTCTGCCAGCTCGACAATTTTTACTGGCTCGCCCATGTCCAATACAAAAACATCACCAC
This genomic stretch from Pseudomonas sp. Os17 harbors:
- a CDS encoding TetR/AcrR family transcriptional regulator, with amino-acid sequence MRYSADHKAQTHQRIIKEASERFRRDGIGATGLQPLMKALGLTHGGFYSHFKSKDELVEEALSSAAQDLDAHCATLFAQAQPLQAFIDNYLSEWHRTSPHLGCPLPTMSAELGQRGQPSPVTDAVLNTRLAQLEDTLEGDNKAQRSLMIMSTLVGALMLSRSVENAELGERILDVVANGLKERELK
- a CDS encoding ComEA family DNA-binding protein, producing MQNSYFLSLIFAFLASLSLTTQAAPLVNAPASSPEIVELATAQSGKVNINTADQALLQRELFGIGEAKAKAIVAYREENGPFASVDELLEVKGIGKTILERNRDKLEVN